One region of Alosa sapidissima isolate fAloSap1 chromosome 1, fAloSap1.pri, whole genome shotgun sequence genomic DNA includes:
- the mfn1a gene encoding mitofusin-1 — protein MDQEDISPLKHFVIAKRTINCIFDQLQDFVREGSVFVKETWHSEDLEQVAVEDQCVQMQACTRKLTIIREVLARRHMKVAFFGRTSNGKSTVINAMLRERVLPSGIGHTTNCFLSVEGTDGDMAYLTTEGSDERQNIETVNQLAHALHMDPDLDSGCLVRMFWPKTKCALLRDDLVLLDSPGIDVTSELDSWIDKFCLDADVFVLVANAESTLMNTEKHFFHRVSERISKPNIFILNNRWDVSVSEPEYLEDVRKQHMDRCLSFLMDELRVVDARQAPNRIFFVSAKEVLSSRMHRAQGMPETGGALAEGFQERLKEFQRFERTFEEFISQSAVKTKFEQHTIRGWQITESVKDIMDAINITSAEKKVLSLEERESLMDRLEFVRNQLNVLTEDVKEKIKATADEVAAKVTAAMVEEIKGLSALVEEFCSDFSPAPNALALYKSKLQAYVEERMGKNLAFRCSSSISGYMQSSQRDIMESIRPLLPPTARGNLHLHLPSHKFDVSYDLNFATLCTDFQGNVEFQFSLGWTALVNRFLGPAHAKRALILLDENIQAAGFASTPRDPQAQEDLAISMATKLASYTSRASMGVVVIGGVVWRCLGWRLIVISVSLYGLLYLYERLTWTNGSRERVLKQQFVDFATQRLLAITPITSSHCSQQVHQEMVATFSRLSQQVDKSEGELEADIWRVNCRIQRLEGVQKHSKTLRHKATDLERQLEAFTSQYLHATP, from the exons ATGGATCAGGAGGACATCTCCCCCCTCAAGCACTTTGTGATAGCCAAAAGGACCATCAACTGTATCTTTGACCAGCTGCAGGACTTTGTTAGAGAAGGCTCTGTGTTTGTCAAGG AGACGTGGCACAGTGAGGACCTGGAACAGGTGGCTGTGGAGGATCAGTGTGTGCAGATGCAGGCCTGTACGAGGAAGCTGACCATCATCAGAGAGGTGCTGGCCCGCAGGCACATGAAAGTGGCCTTCTTTGGCAG AACGAGTAACGGCAAGAGTACAGTGATCAACGCCATGCTGCGGGAGCGGGTGCTGCCCAGTGGCATCGGCCACACCACCAACTGCTTCCTGAGTGTGGAGGGCACGGATGGCGACATGGCCTACCTCACCACCGAGGGCTCAGACGAGAGGCAGAACATTGAG ACGGTGAATCAGCTGGCCCATGCGCTACACATGGACCCAGACCTGGACTCCGGCTGCCTGGTCCGAATGTTCTGGCCCAAGACCAAGTGTGCCCTGCTGAGAGACGACCTGGTGCTGTTGGACAG cCCGGGCATCGATGTCACCTCTGAGCTCGACAGCTGGATCGACAAGTTCTGTCTGGACGCTGACGTCTTCGTGCTTGTGGCCAACGCCGAGTCCACCCTGATGAACACG GAGAAGCACTTTTTccacagagtgagtgagaggatcTCGAAGCCCAACATCTTCATCCTGAACAACCGATGGGACGTCTCAGTATCGGAGCCAGAGTACTTGGAAgat GTGCGGAAGCAGCACATGGACCGCTGCCTCAGCTTCCTGATGGACGAGCTGAGGGTGGTGGACGCCCGGCAGGCCCCCAACCGCATCTTCTTTGTGTCGGCTAAGGAGGTGCTGAGCTCCAGGATGCATCGAGCCCAGGGCATGCCAGAGACAG GTGGTGCCTTGGCGGAGGGATTCCAGGAAAGACTCAAGGAGTTCCAACGTTTTGAGAGAACGTTTGAG GAGTTTATTTCACAGTCAGCGGTGAAGACCAAATTTGAGCAGCACACCATCCGAGGTTGGCAGATCACGGAGTCTGTGAAGGACATCATGGACGCTATCAACATCACCTCGGCAGAGAAGAA GGTGCTCTCTCTGGAGGAGCGGGAGTCACTCATGGACCGGCTGGAGTTCGTGCGCAATCAGCTTAACGTGCTGACCGAGGATGTGAAGGAAAAGATCAAGGCCACGGCTGACGAAGTGGCCGCCAAG GTGACTGCTGCCATGGTTGAGGAGATCAAGGGTCTGTCTGCTCTGGTGGAGGAGTTCTGCTCGGACTTCAGCCCGGCCCCTAATGCCTTAGCTCTCTACAAATCA AAGCTGCAGGCATAcgtggaggagaggatgggaaaAAACCTGGCCTTCCGCTGCTCCAGTAGTATCAGTGGCTACATGCAGTCCTCACAAAGAGACATCATGG AGAGCATACGTCCTCTGCTGCCCCCTACTGCCAGGGGCAACCTGCACCTCCACCTCCCCAGCCACAAGTTTGACGTCTCCTACGACCTCAACTTTGCCACCCTCTGCACAGACTTCCAGGGCAACGTCGAGTTCCAGTTCTCCTTGGGATGGACGGCCCTGGTCAACCGCTTCCTCGGGCCGGCCCATGCCAAGCGTGCCCTGATATTGCTGGACGAGAACATTCAG GCAGCTGGATTTGCTTCAACTCCCAGGGACCCCCAGGCCCAAGAGGACCTCGccatctccatggcaaccaAACTGGCATCTTACACCTCCAGAGCCTCCATGGGGGTCGTGGTCATTGGAGGAGTG GTGTGGCGATGCCTCGGCTGGAGGCTGATAGTGATTTCTGTGAGCCTCTACGGCCTGCTCTACCTGTACGAGAGGCTCACCTGGACCAATGGCTCCAGAGAGAGGGTTCTGAAGCAGCAATTTGTGGACTTTGCTACCCAGCGGCTCCTGGCCATCACACCCATCACCAGCTCCCACTGCAGCCAGCAGGTCCATCA GGAGATGGTGGCCACGTTCAGCCGCCTGAGCCAGCAGGTGGACAAGAGTGAAGGTGAGCTGGAGGCAGACATCTGGCGGGTGAACTGCAGGATCCAGCGGCTGGAGGGGGTTCAGAAGCACTCCAAAACCCTTAG GCACAAAGCGACTGATCTGGAGAGACAGCTGGAGGCCTTCACCTCCCAGTATCTGCATGCCACACCCTGA
- the gnb4a gene encoding guanine nucleotide-binding protein subunit beta-4 has protein sequence MSELEQLRQEAEQLRNQIRDARKACSDSSLSQITAGLDSVGRIQMRTRRTLRGHLAKIYAMHWATDSRLLVSASQDGKLIIWDSYTTNKMHAIPLRSSWVMTCAYAPSGNYVACGGLDNICSIYSLKTREGNVRVTRELPGHTGYLSCCRFLDDSQILTSSGDTTCALWDIETGQQATSFTGHSGDVMSLSLSPDTRTFVSGACDASAKLWDIRDGMCRQSFIGHVSDINAVCFFPNGNAFTTGSDDATCRLFDLRADQELMMYSHDNIICGITSVAFSKSGRLLLAGYDDFNCNVWDTLKGERIGVLAGHDNRVSCLGVTDDGMAVATGSWDSFLRIWN, from the exons ATGAGCGAGCTGGAGCAGTTGCGCCAAGAGGCGGAGCAGCTTCGGAATCAGATccga GATGCCAGGAAAGCCTGTAGTGACTCCAGTCTGTCCCAG ATCACGGCCGGTCTGGATTCAGTGGGGCGGATCCAGATGAGGACCCGGCGGACCCTCCGCGGCCACCTTGCCAAAATCTACGCCATGCACTGGGCCACTGATTCCAG GCTCCTTGTCAGTGCTTCCCAAGATGGCAAACTGATCATTTGGGACAGCTACACCACAAACAAG ATGCATGCCATCCCCCTGCGCTCCTCCTGGGTGATGACCTGTGCCTACGCTCCCTCTGGCAACTACGTGGCCTGCGGAGGCCTGGACAACATCTGCTCCATCTACAGCCTGAAGACCCGCGAGGGCAACGTCCGTGTCACCCGCGAGCTGCCTGGCCACACAG gttACTTGTCCTGTTGTCGCTTCCTGGATGACAGCCAGATCCTCACCAGTTCAGGAGACACCACATG TGCATTATGGGACATCGAGACAGGCCAGCAGGCCACCAGCTTCACCGGCCACAGCGGCGACGTCATGAGCCTGTCTCTCAGCCCAGACACACGCACCTTCGTGTCCGGGGCCTGCGACGCCTCCGCCAAGCTGTGGGACATCCGCGACGGCATGTGCAGACAGTCCTTCATCGGACACGTGTCCGACATCAAcgctgtctgt TTCTTCCCCAACGGGAACGCCTTCACCACGGGCTCGGACGACGCCACCTGCAGGCTGTTTGACCTGCGCGCCGACCAGGAGCTCATGATGTACTCCCATGACAACATCATCTGCGGCATCACCTCCGTGGCCTTCTCCAAGAGCGGCCGCCTGCTGCTGGCCGGATACGACGACTTCAACTGCAACGTGTGGGACACACTGAAGGGAGAGCGCATAG GTGTCCTGGCTGGTCATGACAACAGGGTCAGCTGCTTAGGGGTGACAGACGACGGCATGGCTGTGGCCACGGGCTCATGGGATAGCTTCCTGCGGATATGGAACTGA